One genomic region from Reichenbachiella ulvae encodes:
- a CDS encoding DUF6029 family protein — protein MIKSILISLLLVAWFTQIQGQGSLRGSNLMEYQLGNIPELDPRYQSSLYDQLNLSYRFKSFGLNTRVEQYYPSFGEDLDYIRISQFKFQYKSDFIDISIGHLYESFGKGLLLRTYEIPSSIWETRGYRVRYGFYKDLLGAAVQLKFKNTELKLLRGEILDVTLPPTIEGEIDRRPDLIEGMELSQRFGRQKMGAIYMRHHRTDPSSLDADPDGYLSIYYDGNVLDNYSIYGEVSKRVTGEVDISDFGEAAAFGAYLGLNFYFGNLGGSVEYKNYQNFALGNGINDPPTLVKEHSYRLLNRSTHVPTLTDESGYQLELYYSFENGNMLTFNTARAKNEISETDIPIFYEYFLEYQFQINESIDSRLFVDYSQAPFDNENHRYAVGSYWTFPHEKMSSSLEVEYQNIQRGDNDAFANYYFSYTLARPSLFSISAVMELSADPFVLVQADDEFNFYPALVTTYKPNNKNTLTLFAGKRRGGPACNSGVCYDVLSFQGVELRITTRF, from the coding sequence ATGATTAAGAGCATTCTAATAAGCTTATTATTGGTTGCTTGGTTCACCCAAATCCAGGGACAAGGAAGTCTCAGAGGCTCCAATCTCATGGAGTATCAATTAGGTAACATTCCTGAACTGGACCCTAGATACCAGAGTTCGCTCTACGATCAATTGAATCTATCCTACAGATTTAAGTCTTTTGGTTTAAACACCCGAGTCGAGCAATACTACCCTTCATTTGGTGAGGATTTGGATTATATACGGATCAGCCAGTTCAAATTTCAATACAAATCAGACTTTATTGATATATCAATCGGCCATCTCTACGAATCTTTTGGGAAAGGACTCTTGCTACGAACTTATGAAATCCCTTCCTCCATCTGGGAAACACGAGGGTACCGCGTTCGCTACGGTTTTTACAAAGATCTCCTGGGAGCTGCCGTCCAATTAAAATTTAAAAACACAGAACTCAAACTCCTGCGTGGAGAAATCCTAGACGTAACACTCCCTCCCACCATTGAGGGGGAGATAGACCGTAGACCTGACCTAATCGAAGGTATGGAGTTGAGCCAACGATTCGGTAGACAGAAAATGGGTGCTATCTATATGCGTCATCACAGAACCGATCCTTCCAGCCTAGATGCTGATCCAGATGGCTACCTTTCGATATACTATGACGGCAATGTGCTTGACAACTATTCCATCTATGGAGAAGTTTCCAAAAGAGTCACTGGCGAAGTTGATATATCGGATTTTGGAGAGGCTGCTGCTTTTGGCGCCTATCTCGGTCTCAATTTTTATTTTGGAAATCTGGGTGGTAGCGTCGAGTACAAAAACTACCAGAACTTTGCCCTGGGTAATGGGATCAATGACCCTCCTACTCTGGTGAAAGAACACTCCTATCGTCTACTCAACCGAAGCACCCATGTGCCAACATTGACCGATGAGAGTGGCTATCAACTGGAGCTCTACTACAGTTTTGAAAACGGGAATATGCTGACTTTCAATACGGCAAGAGCCAAAAACGAAATATCAGAGACTGACATCCCAATCTTTTATGAATACTTTCTTGAATACCAGTTCCAGATCAATGAAAGCATTGATTCAAGACTTTTTGTCGATTACTCCCAGGCGCCATTCGACAATGAAAACCACAGGTATGCCGTCGGTAGCTATTGGACTTTTCCTCATGAAAAAATGAGCTCAAGTCTGGAAGTAGAATATCAAAATATCCAGAGAGGTGACAATGATGCTTTCGCCAATTATTACTTTTCTTATACGCTAGCACGACCTTCTCTTTTCAGTATTTCGGCCGTAATGGAACTAAGTGCAGATCCTTTTGTGTTAGTACAAGCAGATGATGAATTCAACTTCTATCCTGCTTTGGTGACCACATATAAACCCAATAACAAAAACACTTTAACGTTATTCGCTGGTAAAAGAAGAGGTGGGCCAGCTTGCAATTCTGGCGTATGCTACGATGTATTGAGTTTCCAGGGAGTTGAACTAAGAATCACCACTAGATTTTAA
- a CDS encoding redoxin domain-containing protein produces MKKALFLILSSILISLTSFAQSVGSAAPDFSLSYLSGGTFHLSDHKGKVVFLFIFGNQCPHCRSNGPNTESGIYEVYKSNPNFVAVGIDVWDGNASLVADFQDRTGITYPLCLNGSAIEDLYNTTYDRMIVIDKDGIIRFKDNAQATSAVVSSASEVIAYYLADISDDGMGMDMVLSTNQKLSFNLYPNPTNQSQINVSSTELIENEGEFLLYDLAGKLQYSTPLSSDPTGIQQINLEASLKGPYIASLTIGDQHFNQRIFITQ; encoded by the coding sequence ATGAAAAAAGCCCTTTTCCTAATCCTATCATCCATCCTAATTAGTCTGACTTCCTTTGCTCAAAGTGTAGGCTCTGCAGCTCCAGACTTTTCGCTATCCTACCTTTCTGGCGGCACCTTTCATCTGTCCGATCACAAAGGAAAAGTGGTTTTCCTCTTCATCTTTGGCAATCAATGCCCGCACTGTAGATCGAATGGCCCCAATACCGAAAGTGGCATCTATGAAGTCTACAAAAGCAACCCCAACTTTGTGGCGGTAGGAATAGACGTCTGGGATGGCAATGCAAGCCTGGTTGCCGATTTTCAAGACAGAACGGGGATCACCTATCCACTATGCCTCAATGGCTCTGCTATCGAAGACCTGTACAACACGACCTACGACCGAATGATTGTGATTGACAAGGATGGTATCATCCGATTCAAAGATAACGCGCAAGCCACCAGTGCAGTGGTAAGTAGTGCAAGTGAAGTCATCGCCTACTATCTAGCTGACATTAGCGATGACGGCATGGGAATGGACATGGTGTTGAGCACAAATCAAAAACTATCCTTCAATCTTTACCCAAACCCAACTAATCAATCTCAAATCAATGTTTCAAGCACTGAATTAATAGAAAACGAAGGGGAGTTCTTGCTGTATGATCTCGCCGGAAAACTACAATACAGCACACCGCTTTCTAGTGATCCAACAGGTATCCAACAAATCAATTTGGAGGCAAGTTTAAAAGGTCCGTATATTGCGAGCCTAACCATCGGAGATCAGCATTTCAATCAACGTATTTTCATCACTCAATAG
- a CDS encoding sensor histidine kinase — MNYVYTNHTIGSNYSVTIDTQATFVASVIFLISILATVFLLYNLLSSAYKRSVIKNEELTSLKNSIEAKNSILKQYNSAMLELTRTPILEGNLDVTLEKVADVARDILSLPRVSIWFFSDDKQRLIKKLLIENGKADPTPIELHRGDFPRYFEAVENQPVIMAPLASSHPDTAEFTSNYLEPLNIKSMLDCPIVQDKGVIGVICCEQKKFVRNWVAEDALIIQSLADFIAMHFKNQKIKTLMTQLTEQNKELSLKSNEIASMNQELHGLNQKLIENNSTLEDTVRKRTKELITQNNQLKEYAFVNSHMLRAPLSSILGLSNILQMKSDNMEEQELLEALFQSTNNLDEIVRKISSTLEDGSNLTRKDIDYIINERFKESEKE, encoded by the coding sequence TTGAATTACGTTTATACTAACCATACAATTGGATCCAACTATAGCGTAACCATTGACACCCAAGCTACTTTTGTGGCAAGTGTAATCTTTCTGATTTCCATTTTAGCTACTGTCTTTTTACTGTACAACCTACTGAGTAGCGCATACAAGAGATCCGTAATAAAAAATGAAGAGCTAACAAGTCTCAAAAACAGTATCGAAGCAAAAAACAGTATTCTAAAACAATATAACAGTGCCATGCTGGAGTTGACCAGAACTCCAATTCTGGAAGGTAATTTGGATGTTACGCTTGAAAAAGTAGCAGATGTGGCTCGCGACATACTCTCTCTCCCCAGAGTGAGTATTTGGTTTTTTAGCGATGACAAGCAAAGACTGATCAAAAAACTTTTGATTGAAAATGGAAAGGCTGATCCTACCCCTATCGAACTTCATAGAGGTGATTTTCCCAGGTATTTCGAGGCAGTTGAAAATCAGCCAGTCATCATGGCTCCTTTGGCAAGCAGCCACCCAGACACTGCGGAATTTACCTCTAACTATCTGGAGCCGCTCAACATCAAATCCATGTTGGATTGCCCGATCGTTCAAGACAAAGGTGTGATAGGCGTGATCTGCTGCGAACAAAAGAAATTTGTCCGAAATTGGGTGGCAGAAGATGCATTGATAATTCAATCCCTGGCGGATTTCATTGCCATGCATTTTAAAAACCAAAAGATCAAAACTCTGATGACTCAACTCACAGAACAAAATAAGGAGCTTTCACTCAAGAGCAATGAGATCGCCAGCATGAATCAGGAGCTTCATGGCTTGAATCAAAAACTGATCGAAAATAACAGCACACTAGAAGATACTGTCAGGAAAAGAACGAAAGAATTGATCACTCAAAACAACCAACTGAAGGAATACGCCTTCGTTAATTCGCACATGCTGCGTGCCCCCTTGTCAAGCATTTTAGGACTGTCCAACATACTACAGATGAAATCAGACAACATGGAGGAGCAAGAATTGTTAGAAGCCCTCTTCCAGTCTACCAACAACCTGGACGAAATCGTCAGAAAAATCAGTAGCACACTAGAAGATGGCAGCAATTTGACCCGAAAGGACATTGACTACATCATAAACGAACGATTCAAAGAATCAGAAAAGGAATAA